The DNA sequence AAGAAGGTGTGCTCAGCAACGTGGCGAGCGCTCCGGCGGCACTGCCGACCAGGACACCAAGTGCGAGTGATTTTGCATTAGCCATATGATCGCTCCTTTGTTCATTGCTATAATTATCATTTCCCTGATGATATGCTGTCAATCGTGAAATATGATTCATAGGCAGGAAAACCCCCTGGCAAACTGCCAGAGGATTTTCACTTTGGAATGCTAAAATCAAGCTGCTGTTGATAGACGGGAACGCTTCATGATTGACTGGACAACAGGGTACAGGACAATCATTACAACCGTATTCACAAGTGTCGCAGGGAGGACCACACCGACAAACAATGCGGTGAATCCAACCGGAATGGAAGCAAGAATGAATACGACGACAGATACAAAAATAGATCCACTGATCATTGTGCCGACTGCTGTAAGAACAGGAGCGGCAATTGGTCCGCGAACCATTTTTCTAATGATGAGGTAAAGGCCGAGAAACGCAAATGCTGTAATCGGTTTATCTATCATATTGGCAATCTGTCCGCCTGGAACCTGTGTTGTCAATGCTGACATGGCACCTGCAAGCAGTGCTATGAGAAGCACATACTGCGGACGCGGGAACATGATAATCCCCAAAAACATCATTGCAAGAAGCATGTCGGGTTTTACACCAAAGATAGGCGGCATAACCGCATGAAGCACTGTTCCAATCCCAATTAGCAAGGCTAGCATTACCAAAACTCGAATATTCAATTTCATGTTGCTCATCTCCACTCTGCTCAGCTTTCATTCCCAACTGTGCCATCTAGGCCAGCTGCGGAATGTTATATTCATTATACCAAATTCGTGACTAAAGAAAAAGATGCTAAAGTCTGAAAATAGCCTTTTCAGTTTCTGAGTTTACTTGATTGATGAAGAAATTTCTCCAGCGATTTTCTGCAAATCTTCCTGGCTATAATTATCGCCATGTGTCGTCCAGTTCGAAGAATATCCGTCTCCCTTGCCATAACGTGGGATGAGGTGAAGGTGAATATGGAAGACAGATTGATCGGCAGGTGCTTCATTATTGTTGAGCACATTCATGCCGATTGCGCCGTATGTCTCTTTAATGGCATTGGCAATTTTCGGTACACGACTGAACAATTCACCAGCGGATTCGGAAGAAATTTCGTAAATATTTTTAGCGTGTTCCTTTGGGATGACAAGTGTATGGCCCTTTGTCACTTGGCTCAAGTCAAGGAAGGCGTATACTTTTTCGTCTTCATATACCTTCGCGGAAGGGATTTCCCCTTTTGTAATTTTGCAAAAAATGCAGTCATCATGGCTCATTAAATAATCTCTCCTGTCTTCTCATTAAGTGAGGAATGCTTACTTTTATTGTACGTTTGGGCTTTCGTTATGTAAAGGGATGCGCCATCTGGAGGCTTGTCGAAAAGGGTGGAAGAGTTTACTTTGGAAAAGAAGCGGTGAAATGATAAAATTTTATCAGGATGAATCGAAAATAATGGAGGCGGAATTATTGGCAGCATTGCTTGAAGTTGCAGACCTTGCTGGAGGATATACGCATAAAAATGTCCTGCATGGTATTTCATTTACTGTAGAGCCTGGTGAGATTATCGGGATGATTGGATTAAACGGTGCGGGAAAGAGTACAACAATTAAACATATTATCGGTCTGATGCAGCCGAAGACGGGCCTGATACGTATTAACGGCAAATCTTTTTCGGAAGATCCGGAAGGCTATCGTCAAGAGCTTTCCTATATTCCGGAGATGCCAATACTGTATGAAGAATTGACACTTTATGAACACTTGCGTCTAACAGCTCAAAGTTACGGACTATCTGAAGAACAGTTTGAACAACGGATGACACCACTTTTAAAGACTTTTCGAATGGAAGGCAGGTTGAAATGGTTCCCGGTTCATTTTTCCAAAGGAATGCGTCAAAAAGTGATGATCATGTGCGCCTTTCTCGTTGAGCCGGCGCTATACATTGTTGATGAACCTTTTGTCGGCCTTGATCCGCTTGGAATCCAAGCTTATCTCGAGTTGATGGAATCGATGAAAGAAAAGGGGGCAGGAGTGCTCATGTCTACCCACATTCTTGCAACGGCAGAGCGATACTGTGACCGATTCGTCATCATTCATGAAGGGAGAATCAAAGCGCATGGCACTTTGGCTGAATTGCAGAAGCAGTTTCAAATGCCGGGCGCTGCACTTGATGATCTTTATGTCCAGCTGACAAAGGATGCGGGCCATGTTTGAATTTAACGCTCGGGAACTATTTGCAAAACGTTTTAGCCGTCATATGCGCGAGCTGAGCCGTTATTTGCGTTACATATTCAATGGTCATATTGCTTTTGCAATGCTGTTCTTCGTATCGGCACTTGCTTATTATTACAAGACATGGCTGGACAAGTTGCCAGCTGATTTTCCGGCGGCTGCCGTCATCGGTTTTGTTTTCGCTGTGGTTTTGGTCTTCAGCCCGGTAAGAACATTGCTGAAGGAGGCCGATCTCGTTTTCCTGCTTGCATCTGAGCAGAAGATGAAACCATACTTCAACAGAGCGCTGCTGTACAGTTTTGTTTCTCAGTTGTATTTGTCAATTGTTGCAGCAGCAGCTTTAGGGCCGCTTTATTTTGCAAGCAGGCCGGATGCGACTGGCAGGACTTATCTGCTAATCATCATAGTGCTCGTTATTTTCAAAATTTGGAATCTATTCGCGGCATGGCAGCTTAGACAAATTCGTTCACAATCATATAGAAGAAGTGAAACAGTCATACGGGCTATGCTTGATTTCATGGTATTCTGGATGCTTGCAAAGGGAGAAATCCTTTTTGCTGGACTAGCGACTCTATTGTTTGGAATTCTTATTGTCAGTGATATCTTTTTTGCTCGCAAAGAAGCAGGATTAAATTGGGAATATCTAGTGGCGAAAGAGCAGGCCGGCATGCAGGCATTTTATCGTTTTGCGAATCTGTTTGCGGATGTGCCGCATTTGAAAGACCGAGTGAAGCGACGTAATTGGCTCGTCTCTCTTATTGGAAGAATTCCTTTCCAGAAGGAGAATAGCTTCGATTATCTATACCGGAGGACAATTGCGAGGAGCGGTGATTATTTTGGAATGTACGTGAGGCTTATTGTACTCGGTGGACTGGCAATCTGGTTCATTCCGAATTTCATCATGAAGCTCATGTTTGCATTGTTGTTCCTTTACATGGCAATTTTCCAATTAGTGCCGTTGTACAAGCACCATAGGACAATTCTTTGGCTGGATATTTATCCGCTTTCCGAAGAGTTGAGGAGAAAATCTGTCCTGCAGCTTCTCTTCCGGATGGCAATCTTGCAAGTCGTCCTTTTTGCGGCTGTCTTTGCTGTACAAACTTTGTGGTTTGGTAGCGTTATTGTTCTTGTTGGAGGAGCTTTATTCAGTTATCTGTTCCTGTTTTATTACGCTGCAGAGAAGATGAAATAGAAGACACCTTGCGCATTTAAATGTGCAAGGTGTCTTTAGCTTAATTTTCGTGCTTTTCCTGATAGGCAAAGAAACATGCAATGAGTGACTTTGCGGCTATTAGGAGGGCACGCTCATCGATATCGAATTTTGGATGATGGTGGGGGTAAATCGTTTCAGGTGCTGCGCCAGTGAAGAAGTAGGTGCCAGGCTTTTCTTTCATGTAATAAGCAAAGTCTTCACCTGCCATACTAGGTTCGCAAACTTCTACATTTGTAACACCAGGAACATGTTTACATGCATCAAGAGCAAGATGGGCTTCTTCTACATGATTTGTAAGTGGCGGATAGCCTTTACCATAGTCTAAATCAATCTCAACATCATGCATCTTTGCAGCTCCGTCAAGAAATCGCTTGATATTCGTTATAATCATTTCTTGTGCGGATTTTCTTAAATACCGAACAGTACCTGTAATCTTAGCTGTTTCTGCAATAATGTTAAATGCTTGGCCTGCATTGAATTGTCCGACTGTGATGACGGCTGTATATAGAGGATTCAGCTTTCGGCTGATAATCTGCTGAAGTTCCATCACCACCTGCGCACCGATGACGAGAGCGTCTTTTGTTTCGTGGGGATAGCCTCCGTGACCGCCTTTGCCTCGTACTGTGATTGTGAATCGGTCAGCTCCAGCCATGAATGGACCTGGTGTCGTCTGGATCTTCCCAAGAGGTTCTGTAGCCCACAGATGCGTACCAAACACAGCATCAACATCCTCCAGGGTGCCTGCATCAATCATTGGCTTCGCTCCCCCAGGCACTAACTCTTCAGCATGCTGGTGGATAAATACGATTGTTCCAGGGATGTCTTCTTGGAACTTTTTTGCTGCTTTGGCGATTGAGAGAAGTGCTGCTGTGTGACCGTCATGTCCGCAAGCATGCATAACGCCTGGGACAGTCGATTTATAAGGAACTTCTTTTTCATCTTGAATCGGCAAGGCATCAAAATCGGCTCGTAAGGCAATTGTTTTACCTGGCTTGCCACCTTTAAGAGTTGCCAAGACGCCATTGCCACCGACGTTATTCCTATAAGGGATGCCGAGATCTTCATAAAAATCAGATATGTACCGGGCTGTTTTTGTTTCGTGAAAAGAAACTTCCGGATGCTGGTGCAAAAATCTGCGACGCTCCACTGTCTCTGCATACAGATTATCAATTTCCTCATAAAGTGCTGATTGAACCATTTGGAAGCCCCCTTTTGAATACAGAATATTATTGACATTTTAGCACGGATGGAACTTATGGGAAAAGAGAAACCCGAGACGAAGCTGGAATTAGCTTCGTCTCGGGTTGTATCAGTTGGTCGGTAATCAGATGCGATGATCTTCCAACAGACGTTCAATTTCTTCTTTGTGATGAGTTTCATCAGCAATCATGTCTTCCAGCTCCACAACGAGCTCTGTAAGCCCAAGATCTGCTGCTTGTTTCTTACGTTCTTCGTATCGGTCAATCGTTTCTTTTTCCGCTTTGAGAGCTTCTTCAAGAAGGTCTCGGACTTCGGTTACTTGTGGAACTTTTGCCGATTCTGTAGTAGGCGTGCCGCCCAATGCTTTAATTTTCTCTGACAAATACA is a window from the Aciduricibacillus chroicocephali genome containing:
- a CDS encoding tryptophan transporter, with the protein product MKLNIRVLVMLALLIGIGTVLHAVMPPIFGVKPDMLLAMMFLGIIMFPRPQYVLLIALLAGAMSALTTQVPGGQIANMIDKPITAFAFLGLYLIIRKMVRGPIAAPVLTAVGTMISGSIFVSVVVFILASIPVGFTALFVGVVLPATLVNTVVMIVLYPVVQSIMKRSRLSTAA
- a CDS encoding HIT family protein; amino-acid sequence: MSHDDCIFCKITKGEIPSAKVYEDEKVYAFLDLSQVTKGHTLVIPKEHAKNIYEISSESAGELFSRVPKIANAIKETYGAIGMNVLNNNEAPADQSVFHIHLHLIPRYGKGDGYSSNWTTHGDNYSQEDLQKIAGEISSSIK
- a CDS encoding ABC transporter ATP-binding protein → MEAELLAALLEVADLAGGYTHKNVLHGISFTVEPGEIIGMIGLNGAGKSTTIKHIIGLMQPKTGLIRINGKSFSEDPEGYRQELSYIPEMPILYEELTLYEHLRLTAQSYGLSEEQFEQRMTPLLKTFRMEGRLKWFPVHFSKGMRQKVMIMCAFLVEPALYIVDEPFVGLDPLGIQAYLELMESMKEKGAGVLMSTHILATAERYCDRFVIIHEGRIKAHGTLAELQKQFQMPGAALDDLYVQLTKDAGHV
- a CDS encoding ABC transporter permease; translated protein: MFEFNARELFAKRFSRHMRELSRYLRYIFNGHIAFAMLFFVSALAYYYKTWLDKLPADFPAAAVIGFVFAVVLVFSPVRTLLKEADLVFLLASEQKMKPYFNRALLYSFVSQLYLSIVAAAALGPLYFASRPDATGRTYLLIIIVLVIFKIWNLFAAWQLRQIRSQSYRRSETVIRAMLDFMVFWMLAKGEILFAGLATLLFGILIVSDIFFARKEAGLNWEYLVAKEQAGMQAFYRFANLFADVPHLKDRVKRRNWLVSLIGRIPFQKENSFDYLYRRTIARSGDYFGMYVRLIVLGGLAIWFIPNFIMKLMFALLFLYMAIFQLVPLYKHHRTILWLDIYPLSEELRRKSVLQLLFRMAILQVVLFAAVFAVQTLWFGSVIVLVGGALFSYLFLFYYAAEKMK
- a CDS encoding M20 metallopeptidase family protein, producing the protein MVQSALYEEIDNLYAETVERRRFLHQHPEVSFHETKTARYISDFYEDLGIPYRNNVGGNGVLATLKGGKPGKTIALRADFDALPIQDEKEVPYKSTVPGVMHACGHDGHTAALLSIAKAAKKFQEDIPGTIVFIHQHAEELVPGGAKPMIDAGTLEDVDAVFGTHLWATEPLGKIQTTPGPFMAGADRFTITVRGKGGHGGYPHETKDALVIGAQVVMELQQIISRKLNPLYTAVITVGQFNAGQAFNIIAETAKITGTVRYLRKSAQEMIITNIKRFLDGAAKMHDVEIDLDYGKGYPPLTNHVEEAHLALDACKHVPGVTNVEVCEPSMAGEDFAYYMKEKPGTYFFTGAAPETIYPHHHPKFDIDERALLIAAKSLIACFFAYQEKHEN
- a CDS encoding ferritin-like domain-containing protein, with product MNQDIQNLIDGLNVDLSHEYGAAIQYSYSAAVVSGLYRSALKPFFEKEITDELGHAMYLSEKIKALGGTPTTESAKVPQVTEVRDLLEEALKAEKETIDRYEERKKQAADLGLTELVVELEDMIADETHHKEEIERLLEDHRI